The Phaeocystidibacter marisrubri DNA segment GTAATATTCAAGGTCTTCATAGAGGTTGTGACTCAAGCGAAAGTTGCCATTGTCATCGCTCCAAACTTGTGCAACGACATGATACCGAGTACCACAACCGAAGCAACCTGTAGCTTGGCGTTCCACAATTTGAACTCGTACGGGGCCTCTTCTTATCGCTTCTTCCGTTCCAAAGGTTCTAACTTGGCCTTTTATGGTGGTAGGTTTAGACGCTTTGTTACAAGAAGTAAGAGCGAGAAGTGCTAGGATATAAAGTGAGAGTAAATTTTTCATGGGTGCTGAAATAGGGTGTGAGATTCATTCCATGGTGAAAGGTTCTCTGTTAGAAGGTTACTTCATAATCAAGCGTGTCAAAAGCGGGAACCAATATGGGCTCCTGCCAATTCGTCCATTCTCCATTTTGAAACTTATTCAATGCAATTTCATGAGTACGGTTTCCTCCAAAGTCCCATATCCGGTATTCGTCAACTTGGCCATAAAATATCTCAGATGCACCACTGCCTAAATTGTAGCCATAAATTTCGTTGGGCTGAGGATTTGGACTATAGAAATGAAACTTCACCCAGCCGTACGCGGTTAGGTAGTAATTCATTTTCACAGTACCTCCAATCTGCCGGATTCTTCGTTCCGAGCGTTCAATACTGCTATGACTTGGAGCGATGTACTTCTTATCATTTAGAAGCTCTTCATCATTCACCGCTCAGTAATATTCAAGGTCTTCGTAGAGGTTGTGACTCAAGCGAAAGTTGCCATTGTCATCGCTCCAAACTTGTGCTACAACATGATACCGAGTACCACAACCGAAGCAACCTGTAGCTTGGCGTTCAACAATTTGGACTCGCACGGGTCCTCTTCTTACTGCTTCTTCTGTTCCGTAGGTTCTAACTTGGCCCATTATTGTGGTGGGTTTAGACGCTTTGTTACATGATACAACCACTATGAAGAGAGCAACTAAATAAATTGGTATTAATCTTTTCGTGATAACTAGGTATAGGTACTAAAGCTTCAACAACTATTGTTTATCAATACCAAATGTATCGAGAATGACCCAACTCAATTTGCGAATAACTCAAGTGTAAAAAGCGAATTTTGCAATATTCGCAATTATCACCCCCGTTCATCTTAGGAACGGTGCATTTGTACGGATTTACGCAAATGCTATTTCGTTTTATGCGAAATATGAAAAATAAAGTTTCCGCAATCTCACCTGATGCGAATACTTTATTGCACTGAATGAACAGTTTCCAACGGCAAATGACAAAATCAGGCATCCTTAATGTCGTATCATTTCATTAAGTTGACAACCTCTCGAGCTAATGCTCCACATGTGCTTGGAGACAGTTCTATACTTGAGAATGAGATTCCATTTCTCGCACAGATTTACTCTATTTGTAAGACCACGGAATCATTCCATTGAGAAATTGATGTGGATGATTCTTGTTGTCAAAACTTATTTATCTCATTGAAGTTAACTTAGGTCCATTCTCCACTACAACCACTCTTGGACTTCTTCCCTCCTCAATGAGGATAGACAACATCTGTGTCACACTTTTGATTGGAATCGAGTAGCAGGCTTCATTGAGCGATAGAATCGTAGAAACCTTTACGGTTCCAGACTAGTCCTTCGTTGGGTATCCTTGAATAGCAGTTATCGAAGCCTCTTCCAGACTCAACAAGATCACTGGAGTCTTTGGTGCCCGTTGAGTCCTGCCACGCCCATCCAATTGCTAAGTGCTAAAAACCAAAATACTCCCTTAAATATCCCGTTCTAAACCTCATGAGACACATTTTCCTCTTACTCGGCCTTGTTTTTAGCATAACACTGTGGGCACAATCGCCGTTGCACGAGGTGGGTTCCATCAGTATTGAGGACTATTACTCGCAAAACAAAGGAAACAAAGAAGAGAGTATTTCTAACGGATCGGTGGGTAACGGTTCTTTGACGAATGGTAAACTTTTCCCTTTTACAGGTGCCAACTATCAGTACTTCGACACGCTGAGTTACATCAATGGTCGAGCTTTCTTGCACAACCGCATTCTCGCCACCGTTTTAGAGACCTATGATAGTCTAGCTGTGCGACAACCAGACAGACAGTTCAGAGTGATGGAATGTTCCAATGAACACGGCGGAGAGTTGTACCCGCATCGCACGCATCAAAATGGACTAAGTGTGGATTTCATGATGCCCCTCATCAAAAACGGTGAACCTTATTACGAATTAGACGACTTGGGGAAAGAACATTACCTTCTTCACTTCAACAACAAGGGAGAATACGCAGAGGATACAGAGATTGCCATCGACTTTGACCTAGTTGCTCTTCACCTGCTAATCCTCGATCAACAAGCTAAAACACATGGATTCCGAATCACCAAAGTTATCATCAACACCCATCTTAAAGATGAGTCATTTAGCACACCCTTTGGTCAACAACTCCAATCTAGCAACATCTATGTAGTTCATCGCCTCTCTCACCTCATCAACGCCTTACACGACGATCATTACCATGTGGATTTTGGGGAGAGATGATTAATGTTACGAGAGCTACTTCCAACCACCTCGTTGTTGACCTCAAATTGATTATTTTCGCCGTCTCAAAATGAAGACGCGCTCTCCACTCATATTCACCCTATTCTTTTCCCTCATTTGCTTGAATGGATTTGGTCAACTCGCCAATGGGCTCGTAGGTGAATATTTGTTCAATGGAGATCTAACCGACTCTAGTCCATCCAACATTACTGGAATGGGTAACAACCTGCAATTGGTTAACGGGCACGATGGTTCACCCAATAGTGCATATCATTTTGACGGGAATCTATCTTATATAGATCTGGGCACCTCTATGCGCGGAATTCTAGATGAATTCACCGTATCCATGTACGTTCGAAGTGTGGATTCAGGGGGGTCTATGCCGCTTGGCGATAAAGCGGTGTATCAATTCAATCCTGGATTTAAAATTGGCATTTCAAGTCAGTACAATACCAATCCAACTGGACATGTATTCTTGGCAATCTATAGGTCGTTGAACACTGGAACTATGATTGCAGGGGACCAACCACCCACCGTAGTTGACGGCCTTTGGCATTGTGTAGTAGTGGTCAAAGAAAAATGGAAAGCCCGCATTTACGTGGATGGAATACTCGCCGACTCTACCCATTTTCTATTCAATCCCAGTCTAGTCAGCCCAGAACCTTGGCTGATTGGAATGACCGACACCGTTGTTGGTAGTGGAGACTACTTCTATAAGGGCGACTTAGATAATTACCGAATATGGAATCGACCACTCACTCAAGTGGAGGTAGATTCACTTTGCGCTTGTCCTTCTACTGCTATATTGGGATCCAACCAGCGAGAACAATGTAGAGCTGAAGGGAGTGTGGTCATCAAGAGTAGTTTGATGAATGGATCTTCGTATCAATGGAGTCCTACCGGAGCTACTTCTGATTCTATCGTTGTCCCCTATCCCGATTCAGGCTGGTTCGTGTTGAACGTAGTTACAACGGATGGTTGTTCAGTTGTAGATAGTACGTTTGTCCGCTGGATAGAACCTCCTTCCCTAGCACTTCCCAGCTCCTTTGTGGGATGCGCATCTTCTGGAACACCCATCACAATTAATGCGGGTATTCAAGCGGATTCTTACCAATGGTCAACGGGTGGAACTAGCGCCACTGAAAATGTCTCTTATCCCGACTCCGGCTGGGTGACTTTAGAAGCCACCTCAGACGGCTGTACCTCACGAGATTCAACCTTTATCCGGTGGACCTCAAACCCTCCCACTCCTGATTTAGGAGCAGATCGTTTGGTGTGCAGTGGAGATTATGTGTACTTAAGAGTCGACAATACTTCAGGAACAATTACTTGGAGTAACGGAAGTTCTGGATCTTCCCTTTTGGTCAACTCTTTTGGAACCTATTGGGTGAGCGTTTCTAATGATTGTGGCATGGGAACCGATACCATACACATTGCAGAAGACTCTACTTGTATCTTCCAAAACGAAGAGGATCTTGCGCCGTTCTTCATCCCCAGCTCATTCTCACCCAATGCCGATCGGATCAACGATGCTTTTCACATTGTTCCCAATAAGGCATTTGATCAGTTTGCGTTCCAAATATTCGACCGCTGGGGCAATCTCATCTTTGAAAGTTCAGATCCTAATTTCAAGTGGTACGGGAACATGCCTTCAGGAGAACCTGCCATCCAAGGTGCCTATGCCTTTGTGGTGCATTACAAAGTATCAGGCAGTGCAGAAGCAGAGATTCAAAGAGGCTGGCTTACGCTTTTGAGGTAGTGATTCTTTCAGCTCAAAATGTCAACGTGTATGTTCAATCCACTCCTCTCAGCATAAGAAACACTCTCTTCCAATAACACGCTTGACTCCATCAATTTTTAATTTACATTTGTCGTCCGCTTGGGGGTATAGCTCAGTTGGCTAGAGCACTTGCATGGCATGCAAGGGGTCGTCGGTTCGAATCCGACTATCTCCACTATCAAAAATCGCAGAAATGCGCAAAGTCCTGAAAGTCTGAGAACTTACAGGACTTTTTTGTTTTTCAGGGGAGCAGGTTTGAGCAAGTTCTTGCAAAGTTGCGGTGGCTTATTCGTAACCCCACCCTATTTTGGGGTTACGATTTTCCTACAAGCTTCCCCTTCGCAGACTTGCTCAAGGATGCAGCACTTTGCGCAGTGCTTTTTTCAATGCGCATTTTATGTTTGTTTCAAAGTGAGGACAGAATCAATTGCGAGTGTTTGTAAACGGTGCTCGCAAGTCAAAACAGTTGATCTATGTCTAATAGAAACAGTTTTCGATTACTCTACCTTCTGAACAAATCAAAAGCGAACCAAGAAGGTGCTCCCATCCTTTTGCGTATTACCATCAATGGATCTCAAGCATCCATGAATTTGGGTAGACGTATTCCCGTCAATTTATGGAACGACAAAACCCGAATGCCTAAAAACAAGGACGCATTCACGGATGACTTATCCGAATACATGGAGTCCATGCGTAACAAGGCTTACCAGTGCTACACTCAATTGAGTAAAGAATACGATGATGTTACTCCAGAAATGGTCAGAGCTTCACTTCAAGGGGTGCAATCTGGAAGTTCTAGAATGCTGATGGATGTCTGGAATGAGCATAACGATGAAATTGAAAAGCGAATTGGTCGAGGAGTATCAAAGGTACTTTGGCAGAAAAACCGCACGGCTAAAAGACACTTTGAGCGATTTCTGAAGATTGAATTCAGATGCGATGATATTCCGCTGCGGAGACTTAATGCTGCCCTTGTCCGCAAGTTCTATTCATACCTCACAGTAGACAAGAACCTCGTTCACAACTCCGCTGTAAAGATTCTTCAATTTCTAAAGAAAATTACCCGCAGGTCACTCTATGAAGGGTGGATAGCCAAAGATCCATTCATGGGCTTCTCTCTGAGCTTTGAGGAGGTAGATCGACCTTACTTGACGGAAGAGGAGCTCGAATTGATTATCAACAAAGAATTCGAAATTGATAGACTCAATTTAATCAAGGATATCTTCTTGTTTGCGTGTTATACAGGACTCGCTTATGTTGATGTACACAAGCTTCGAGGCGATGAAATTGAGCGCACGTCCGATGGGGTTTGGTGGATCAAGACCAGAAGACAAAAGACCAATCAAAAGAGTCAGATACCTCTGCTAGCTCCAGCGAAAGCCATCTTGGACAAGTATGTAAACATGACTCAATTGAAGCCCGATGAACGTTTGCTCCCGGTCTATTCCAATCAGAAGGTCAATTCATACCTGAAGGAAATTGCGGACTTCTGTGGTATCCGGAAAAAGCTGACATTCCACGTGGCCAGACACACTTTTGCCACCACGGTCACATTGCAGAATGGAGTGTCAATTGAGTCTGTAAGTCGGATGCTCGGTCATTCAAATATTAAGACGACCCAGCACTACGCTAGAGTAGTTGATAAGAAGCTTGTGGAAGACATGAGTCGGCTTGCGTCTAACGGAAAGTTCAATTTGGCGAGGTAGAGTCAATTGGCAACAGGATGCATCTCGGTTGATTCCGAGGTGCTGATTTGGCTCTCCTGACACCTCGGGGAGATATTACGAAGTGAGTTGTACTTCTCGCCGTTGCCCACTTATGCACGAATTTGCGCTTTGCTTTAATCTAAGACCTCCCTAAAATTGCTATAGTCAATTGAGCGTAACGATTGACAAGACTAGAACGAAGCAATGCCTTTCATGGCAGAAAGTGCACCGAGAGAAGTCCCGGCTCTGAGGATCAATTGACACTATCTTATCACTAGTTCATCCTCGAGTCGGACTTCCTTTATTGAATGATAATCAAAACCAAATCTTGGAATGGAAACCACATCGAAACCGTCAATTATCTCCATAATGTCCCCATCCGTCAGCGACTTCATCATGAAAGATTATGGCTCTCTCAATAGCCTCGAAGGAGGTATCCAAACAACCTTATTCGACCCATTTTTTTTGACCTCTCATTGCGGAAAAAATTTCCGAAGTCCATTTTTAGATTAGCAACGAAAACATGGGCGTTTCAGAAGGGATTCCGGTAAAAACGACAACCATACCAGTATATTCTAACTATTTAAATAAAAGATTAAAGCAAGAAGGAGCGTCTGAGCAGGGCTCATCCGCGCACTCAATTGAAATGAGAAAGAACACACCAAGAGAAGTCAAAATGAAGACAAATCGGCCTGCGCTAAATTCCTTAGCAAGGGTTATAGACAACTGCTAATGATCAAAACACTAAACAATGAGGCGATAGGCCAGAAGTCAAAGCGGAGTACAATCACTTCAAGAAACGCGAAAGCTGGCAACAGGGATACCTTAGGCCCGTCAATTGACGGCTCACACAGAAGTGCAGGTGTAAAGTTACTAGAGGGCCAAGGAGAGATTGCTTTACGATTTTGAAGAGAATTAAAATGTCCTCTCAAAGTGAGAACAATGATGAACGACCGCAACTTTTTACTTCGCAATATTGCGAAGTAACACCTCGGAATCGACAGAGATTCCGAAGTCCTATGAATATTGAGTTAACGTAAATCGATGGTATGCTATCTTTGGATAGGTACCGGGGGTTCGAGTCCCCCTCTCTCCGCCTCAGCTTCTTCCTCATCAAAATACCGGATGTCTGCATCGGTAAAAGGTTTCATGATATCTGTCATGAGTTCGTGCCACTTCTTTTGGCCAACAATGGCTACTTTTTTAAGATGCTCCTTATTTTTAAGATCAAACTTCGCATCGCGCCAAAGAGCGCTTGCTGACCAGCCTTCAAAATCCTGCATCTCAAAGTACCAGCTAATTTGTTCGTGCTGCTCAATTTTCTGCCACAGTAGTGGTAACATTTTATCGTAATCGGTATCATCAAGTTTGCCTGTAGCAACCATGTAAATTTTGTCTATATTTTCTTCTATCTGTATCATGTCGTTACTATTTAGAAAGTTTCAAAATGCGAATAGCGCCCCGCATCACAAAGGCGAACACGATTCCACCAATTAACAGGTCAGGCCATTTGCTGTTTAGAAAATAAACCATTACACCGGCCAGGATCACTCCGCCATTAACAATAATGTCGTTGGAAGTGAATATGGCGCTGGCCTGCATGTGCGCTTCATCGCTTTTGGCTTTATTGATCAACCATAGGGAAACCAAGTTGCCGATAAGGGCCAGAATTGCTATAACTATCATCCATTGAAACAGCGGTGTTTCGCTTTCGCTGAAAAATCTGCGCAAAACTTCTGAGAATCCTAAGAACGCCAATCCCATTTGAAAATAACCGCTGAATTTAGCGACTTTCTTCTTTCTGGAAACAGCACCACCAACTGCAAACAGGCTTAGTGCATAAACGATGGAATCTGCCAGCATATCCAATGAGTCGGCTATCAGGCCCATAGAGTTGGAAATCCATCCAGTAGTCAGCTCTATCACAAAGAAGCCGAAATTGATGCCCAGCACCCACCAAAGTATTTTTCGCTGTTGGGAGTCGTCAGTAGCCAACGGCAACTCAGCTTCATATTCCGTACTTTCCAAGTGGTCATTGAGCTTAAGTTCACGAATGGCCTGATGGATCTTGTCTACTTCTTCCGTGTGATATACCTCCAGTTTACGATTGGGAATATCAAATGAAAGTTGCTTTACCTCACTATAAGGCTCCAGCTTCATGCGGATCATCTGCTCCTCTGATGGGCAGTCCATTTTTGTTATTATGAATGTGCTTTTTTTCAAGTGTTTTTTTATTTACCCGTTAGTTTAGTTGGCAAAAAATAGTTGGCAAAAGCAGTTGGCAGTTTGCAAAAGGTACCGTCATTTATTTCTTGGTTTATATTTTTCGGGGTTTTCAATCATATGGTTGAGCATTCGACCTACCTCTTCTGATTTAACGACAAGTTCATTTCGCTCTCCTTCCGATATATATTGGCAGGCCAAAGCAAAATCAAGAGAAATCTGAGTTTCAGAGTTTTCCATATCTGCATCACTCATTTTACTTGAGAAGTGCTTTGGATATTGACGTTTTCTATATCCTTCGCCAATAGCCCGACACACTGATCGTGAAGATCTTCTTAATTGATCAGTCAGCGCATACTTCTCTTCGGATGGAAATTTCTTAGTAACCTCAAACACCTCCATCGCCAGCGAAAATGCTTTCTTGAAAACAGTCAAATCACGAAAACTACCTGCCATAACCACCTGCCTTTACTTTCTTTGGTCTGATAAATGTCTTGATCTCTTTCATATTGTTAGTTGTTTTATTTCTTTCCATCTTTTTAAGTTGGCAATAGGCAAATAGCAATTGGCAAAAGTTGTCGCGGTTAAGCTTCCTTGCCAACTGTTTTTTTTCTCTTTGCCAACTGCCCAGTGCCAACTTTTAAAAATTCTATTTCTTATAAGCCAACAATCTCAAAGCATTAAACACCACTACCAGAGTTGACCCTTCATGAATGAGTACCGCAACACCGATATTAGCAAAGCCGAAAACCGTGGCAGGTATTAACAATGCTACTATTCCCAAACTAACCCAGAGGTTTTGTTTGATAATAGCTTTGGCCTTCCTACTTAAACCGATTGCAAAAGGCAAGGTCTCCAGCTTATCAGCCATCAGGGCAATATCAGCTGTTTCCAGGGCTACATCACTGCCAGCTGCTCCCATGGCAATGCCTACTGTGCTATTTGCCATGGCCGGGGCATCATTCACGCCATCACCTACCATCGCTACTTTGGATTCTTTCTCCTTAAGTTCTTTAATGGCTTCAACCTTTTCTTCTGGTAACAAACTGCCCCAGGCATCTGTAAGGCCAATCTCTTTGGCTACTGCATCGGCTACTTTCTGGTTATCACCCGTTAGCATGATCATACGCTTGATACCAATCTTTTTGAGCTGCTCCAGGGTATTTTTTGCTTCCTTTCTGGGCGTATCCATCAGGGCAATAATGCCAATGTAGTGGTCATTCTGACGGATCAGCATGGTGGTATTTCCATCCGATTCCAGTGACTTCACTTTTTCTTCTATTTCCTTCTCTGGCTTATTATCATCCAGGGATTCAAACAGGTCCAGGTTGCCGATGTACACTTTATTATTTCCCAGTGAAGCTTTTATCCCTTTACCAAGCACCGCTTCCAGATCTTTCGCTTCAAGCACATCAGCACCATTTAATCGCTCTTTCCCATCCCGCACTACAGCTTTGGCCAGAGGATGGTCGCTGAGGTTTTCTACAGCTACTGCTATTTTCAACAGCTCGTCCTCGTTTACATCACCTAAAGCAATTACTTCGGTGAGCTTGGGTTTACCTTCTGTTAGCGTTCCGGTTTTATCAAATGCCAGGGCAGTGAGTACACCCAGGTCTTCCAGCGGACGACCACCTTTAATAAGCACTCCGCTTTTGGCTGCCCGGGCTACTCCACTTAGCACTGCACTTGGGGTGGCAATGGCCAAAGCACAAGGGCTGGCAGCCACCAATACGGCCATTGCTCGGTAGAAGCTTACACTAAAAGGCTCATCTATGACCAGAAAAGCGAAATTGAGCAACACGACCAGTACCAATACGGACGGGACAAAATACTTCTCAAATTTGTCGGTGAGCCGTTGTGTAGGTGATTTCTGGGTTTGAGCTTCATTCACCAATTTTACCAAACGGGAGAGCGTAGAGTCCTTTGCTACTTTAATCACTTTGATTTCCAGCGTATTGTTGCCATTTATGGTACCCGAAAATGCACGGTTCTCATCTTTGATATCATCTTCCTGTGACCAGTCTTTATCGGGATTATCCACCGGTTCTTTATCTACCGGCACACTTTCCCCGGTGATAGGCGCCTGATTCACGCTACTTGATCCGCTGACAACCACACCATCGGCTGAGATTTTGCTATTGGGCTTCACCACGATGATGTCACCGATGCTCAATTCCTCAATACCGACTTCTTCGGTCTTACCATTTCTCTTAAGCAATGCCGTTTTAGGAGCGAGCTCTGCCAAAGCAGCAATGGACTTACGAGCTTTGTTCATGGCGAAGTGTTCCAGTGCATGGCCCATGCTGAACAGGAATAACAATAAGGCGCCTTCCGCCCATTCGCTAAGAATAGCCGCTCCAATGGCTGCTACCAGCATCAGGAAATCAATTTCAAAGCCGCCTTTGGCCACTGTTTGAATGGCTTCTTTGGCTGTAAAAAAGCCTCCAAAGAAATAAGCTCCGATATAAAGTGAAAGACTTACCCATGAAGGCACAGCTTCGATATAAGTAAGCCCAAAGCCAATACCTAATAATGCTCCGCAGATAATGGAAAAGATCAACTCTGTATTTTTACCGAAAATACCGCCATGCGAATGTTTATCATCTTCACCTTCCTCATGGTCATGTCCCTTGTCAGCTTCTTTTTTTTGCTCTTCGCCTTTTTTTGTTTCTTTTACTTTATCAAGAAAACGTTCGGCACTCACCTGTGTATCGGGTATATCAAGTCCCTCTTTTCTCAGGGCTTTCAGGATTTCCGCCTCATCCACCTTGGCCGTATCATACTCTACCCGCACC contains these protein-coding regions:
- a CDS encoding penicillin-insensitive murein endopeptidase; protein product: MRHIFLLLGLVFSITLWAQSPLHEVGSISIEDYYSQNKGNKEESISNGSVGNGSLTNGKLFPFTGANYQYFDTLSYINGRAFLHNRILATVLETYDSLAVRQPDRQFRVMECSNEHGGELYPHRTHQNGLSVDFMMPLIKNGEPYYELDDLGKEHYLLHFNNKGEYAEDTEIAIDFDLVALHLLILDQQAKTHGFRITKVIINTHLKDESFSTPFGQQLQSSNIYVVHRLSHLINALHDDHYHVDFGER
- a CDS encoding LamG-like jellyroll fold domain-containing protein — translated: MKTRSPLIFTLFFSLICLNGFGQLANGLVGEYLFNGDLTDSSPSNITGMGNNLQLVNGHDGSPNSAYHFDGNLSYIDLGTSMRGILDEFTVSMYVRSVDSGGSMPLGDKAVYQFNPGFKIGISSQYNTNPTGHVFLAIYRSLNTGTMIAGDQPPTVVDGLWHCVVVVKEKWKARIYVDGILADSTHFLFNPSLVSPEPWLIGMTDTVVGSGDYFYKGDLDNYRIWNRPLTQVEVDSLCACPSTAILGSNQREQCRAEGSVVIKSSLMNGSSYQWSPTGATSDSIVVPYPDSGWFVLNVVTTDGCSVVDSTFVRWIEPPSLALPSSFVGCASSGTPITINAGIQADSYQWSTGGTSATENVSYPDSGWVTLEATSDGCTSRDSTFIRWTSNPPTPDLGADRLVCSGDYVYLRVDNTSGTITWSNGSSGSSLLVNSFGTYWVSVSNDCGMGTDTIHIAEDSTCIFQNEEDLAPFFIPSSFSPNADRINDAFHIVPNKAFDQFAFQIFDRWGNLIFESSDPNFKWYGNMPSGEPAIQGAYAFVVHYKVSGSAEAEIQRGWLTLLR
- a CDS encoding site-specific integrase — encoded protein: MSNRNSFRLLYLLNKSKANQEGAPILLRITINGSQASMNLGRRIPVNLWNDKTRMPKNKDAFTDDLSEYMESMRNKAYQCYTQLSKEYDDVTPEMVRASLQGVQSGSSRMLMDVWNEHNDEIEKRIGRGVSKVLWQKNRTAKRHFERFLKIEFRCDDIPLRRLNAALVRKFYSYLTVDKNLVHNSAVKILQFLKKITRRSLYEGWIAKDPFMGFSLSFEEVDRPYLTEEELELIINKEFEIDRLNLIKDIFLFACYTGLAYVDVHKLRGDEIERTSDGVWWIKTRRQKTNQKSQIPLLAPAKAILDKYVNMTQLKPDERLLPVYSNQKVNSYLKEIADFCGIRKKLTFHVARHTFATTVTLQNGVSIESVSRMLGHSNIKTTQHYARVVDKKLVEDMSRLASNGKFNLAR
- a CDS encoding SpoIIAA family protein, producing the protein MIQIEENIDKIYMVATGKLDDTDYDKMLPLLWQKIEQHEQISWYFEMQDFEGWSASALWRDAKFDLKNKEHLKKVAIVGQKKWHELMTDIMKPFTDADIRYFDEEEAEAERGGLEPPVPIQR
- a CDS encoding cation diffusion facilitator family transporter, with product MKKSTFIITKMDCPSEEQMIRMKLEPYSEVKQLSFDIPNRKLEVYHTEEVDKIHQAIRELKLNDHLESTEYEAELPLATDDSQQRKILWWVLGINFGFFVIELTTGWISNSMGLIADSLDMLADSIVYALSLFAVGGAVSRKKKVAKFSGYFQMGLAFLGFSEVLRRFFSESETPLFQWMIVIAILALIGNLVSLWLINKAKSDEAHMQASAIFTSNDIIVNGGVILAGVMVYFLNSKWPDLLIGGIVFAFVMRGAIRILKLSK
- a CDS encoding four helix bundle protein gives rise to the protein MAGSFRDLTVFKKAFSLAMEVFEVTKKFPSEEKYALTDQLRRSSRSVCRAIGEGYRKRQYPKHFSSKMSDADMENSETQISLDFALACQYISEGERNELVVKSEEVGRMLNHMIENPEKYKPRNK
- a CDS encoding heavy metal translocating P-type ATPase codes for the protein MKKLQIKIPLILPEVPDDKDRCVQKLIQRLEDKEGLEKVHVADETDNGIPQLCFHYDPELISIDRIQSLAEQTGAEITQKFGHKLIEVEGIRHTRHARHIERDLRGIAGILEASVSASGMVRVEYDTAKVDEAEILKALRKEGLDIPDTQVSAERFLDKVKETKKGEEQKKEADKGHDHEEGEDDKHSHGGIFGKNTELIFSIICGALLGIGFGLTYIEAVPSWVSLSLYIGAYFFGGFFTAKEAIQTVAKGGFEIDFLMLVAAIGAAILSEWAEGALLLFLFSMGHALEHFAMNKARKSIAALAELAPKTALLKRNGKTEEVGIEELSIGDIIVVKPNSKISADGVVVSGSSSVNQAPITGESVPVDKEPVDNPDKDWSQEDDIKDENRAFSGTINGNNTLEIKVIKVAKDSTLSRLVKLVNEAQTQKSPTQRLTDKFEKYFVPSVLVLVVLLNFAFLVIDEPFSVSFYRAMAVLVAASPCALAIATPSAVLSGVARAAKSGVLIKGGRPLEDLGVLTALAFDKTGTLTEGKPKLTEVIALGDVNEDELLKIAVAVENLSDHPLAKAVVRDGKERLNGADVLEAKDLEAVLGKGIKASLGNNKVYIGNLDLFESLDDNKPEKEIEEKVKSLESDGNTTMLIRQNDHYIGIIALMDTPRKEAKNTLEQLKKIGIKRMIMLTGDNQKVADAVAKEIGLTDAWGSLLPEEKVEAIKELKEKESKVAMVGDGVNDAPAMANSTVGIAMGAAGSDVALETADIALMADKLETLPFAIGLSRKAKAIIKQNLWVSLGIVALLIPATVFGFANIGVAVLIHEGSTLVVVFNALRLLAYKK